One genomic segment of Pedobacter endophyticus includes these proteins:
- a CDS encoding SusC/RagA family TonB-linked outer membrane protein, with the protein MRYIYIFVLLGLFFGINQELRAQTKKTVTGTIFDNQAEIPGANISVDKKVIGVTNSNGVFTVSVAPNAVLEISAVGYKTIKISVAGKTNLGTIKLATDVTTLNTVQVSGGYVTRSKEISLGSSVTISGKDLQATPSANITDMLQGKVPGLNIQQNTGSPGVRGSLNIRGLSTISTSGAGNDAYLQPTSPLFVIDGVPVDDNQDFSYGFQTAGPGLSPLALIPQEDVASIEVLKDASATALYGSRGAYGVILITTKRGNSKVPIVRYTGKFFVSTVPKLRSVIGGKDERALRIQQILASDTSYYHALGLINGTPFISDSLNVYLNNSTDWQSYFYRTTYNQTHNLDISGGDQAFNYKAVLNYFDQKGIQQNTGFSRYSLRMNMQYQPNEKFKLFATINSGLGKQRKGSGNGLINTGIATGGASSSLLPPPSLYSSVNSVLGSVSTDNDNKTIDLNSTIELRYQIIKNLSITSNFNYTLNTGTEDNFRPAIISDGTASLFAFNSVKNAIYNRNLLQYNVSWGGITEDDDHNILAYVFNDVTSTNFKADALQNDKIVNDFLRGPIVPQYGFRQSLGGTLNNFYQTRAASFAGSFTYSYKRRYVLNSTYRFDGSSSNGPEAGYTKSPSIGLKWNLNNEAFMQGTKNWLDYIFAQVTYGTVIQPSGGVYDVYGRYVSAANYNGTSSVAISSGRAPNTNLQPIKNTTYNFNFEFGVLKSRLRGSFDAYYKQTDNLFGAKALSNVRGFEEITNNESALVNIGYEGSLTASLLPNESKSRFTISVNGAINNDYLVALPNGVRQRISIDEANGQSILTRLGTNALSNFIYNTKGVYANTADVPVDPLTGLRYRVGSGSGNLLNYFRAGDPRYTDVNGDYIFDGQDLVDAGSSQINFSGGVTLDFRYERFSAQVQGTCILGRDILNNALAAQFQAFSNPVTPSGLVPISEYDIWTHPGQVAKYPNPYDYLRSGIVFPYRYAQTLFQEDGSFFKLNYITLGYTLNPKFTQRIGMTRIAIGATASNLFMISNYSGPNPEAVSALGRDSSGGYPVPKTFTVNLNIEF; encoded by the coding sequence ATGAGATATATTTACATATTTGTTCTGTTGGGCCTGTTTTTTGGTATCAATCAGGAATTAAGGGCACAAACAAAAAAGACGGTAACGGGTACCATATTTGATAACCAGGCCGAAATACCGGGTGCAAATATCAGCGTTGATAAAAAAGTAATTGGGGTGACCAACTCAAACGGCGTTTTTACCGTTTCTGTTGCGCCCAACGCAGTTTTAGAGATTTCTGCCGTTGGCTATAAAACAATAAAAATCAGCGTTGCAGGTAAAACCAATTTAGGAACAATTAAGCTGGCCACTGACGTTACAACCTTAAATACTGTTCAGGTATCGGGGGGTTACGTAACCCGCTCCAAAGAAATTTCCTTAGGATCGTCTGTAACCATTTCCGGTAAAGATTTACAAGCCACCCCTTCGGCTAACATTACCGATATGCTACAAGGAAAAGTACCGGGCTTAAATATCCAGCAAAACACTGGTTCGCCGGGAGTGCGTGGTTCGCTTAACATTCGTGGTTTATCCACCATTAGTACCTCTGGTGCGGGTAACGATGCCTACCTACAGCCAACTTCTCCTTTATTTGTAATTGATGGTGTACCGGTTGATGACAACCAGGATTTTAGCTACGGTTTTCAAACGGCTGGGCCGGGTTTAAGCCCGCTTGCACTAATCCCTCAGGAAGATGTGGCCAGTATTGAAGTTTTAAAAGACGCTTCGGCAACTGCATTATACGGTTCGCGTGGTGCGTATGGCGTAATTTTAATTACCACCAAAAGAGGTAACTCAAAAGTGCCTATTGTGCGTTACACGGGTAAATTTTTTGTAAGTACCGTACCAAAGTTAAGGTCGGTTATTGGCGGGAAGGATGAACGTGCATTGCGGATTCAGCAAATTCTGGCCAGTGATACGAGTTATTACCATGCGCTGGGATTAATTAATGGTACGCCGTTTATATCAGACAGTTTGAATGTGTATCTTAATAACTCTACCGACTGGCAATCGTATTTTTACCGCACTACCTACAACCAAACGCACAATTTGGATATCAGTGGTGGCGACCAGGCATTTAACTACAAAGCGGTGCTGAACTATTTCGACCAGAAAGGAATTCAGCAAAATACCGGTTTTAGCCGCTACAGCTTGCGGATGAACATGCAATATCAGCCGAATGAAAAGTTTAAATTATTTGCAACCATAAACAGTGGTTTAGGCAAACAACGAAAGGGTAGCGGGAATGGTTTAATCAATACGGGCATCGCTACAGGTGGGGCCTCTTCATCCTTACTGCCTCCCCCTTCGCTTTATTCTTCGGTTAATTCGGTACTCGGGTCTGTAAGTACAGACAATGATAATAAAACCATCGACTTAAACAGTACCATTGAGTTAAGGTATCAGATTATAAAAAACCTGAGCATTACCTCTAATTTTAACTATACCCTCAATACCGGTACGGAAGATAATTTTCGACCAGCAATTATCAGTGATGGTACTGCCTCATTATTTGCATTCAACAGCGTTAAAAACGCCATTTATAACCGAAATTTGTTGCAATACAATGTTTCATGGGGCGGCATTACCGAAGACGATGACCACAACATTCTGGCCTATGTATTTAATGATGTAACCTCCACCAATTTTAAAGCCGATGCCCTTCAAAACGACAAAATTGTAAACGATTTTTTAAGGGGCCCGATAGTTCCTCAATATGGCTTTAGGCAATCTCTCGGCGGCACTTTGAACAATTTTTATCAAACCAGGGCGGCTTCTTTTGCGGGTAGTTTTACCTACAGTTACAAGAGAAGATATGTACTTAACAGTACCTATCGGTTTGATGGGAGCTCCTCCAATGGTCCCGAGGCGGGCTACACCAAAAGTCCATCCATTGGTTTAAAATGGAACCTGAACAATGAGGCTTTCATGCAGGGCACCAAAAACTGGCTGGATTATATTTTTGCCCAGGTAACCTATGGTACGGTAATACAACCCAGCGGCGGAGTGTACGACGTATATGGACGATATGTATCGGCAGCAAATTATAATGGAACATCTTCTGTAGCTATTTCGAGTGGACGTGCACCGAATACGAATTTACAACCCATAAAAAATACGACCTATAACTTCAACTTTGAGTTTGGAGTTTTAAAAAGTCGGTTGCGTGGCTCTTTTGATGCCTATTACAAACAAACCGATAATTTATTTGGAGCAAAAGCTTTATCCAATGTGAGGGGTTTTGAGGAAATTACAAATAATGAATCGGCTTTAGTAAACATCGGTTATGAAGGGAGTTTAACCGCCAGTCTTTTACCAAATGAAAGTAAATCCAGATTTACCATTAGCGTAAATGGGGCTATTAACAATGATTATTTGGTCGCTTTGCCAAATGGCGTCCGCCAGCGGATCTCAATTGATGAAGCTAACGGACAATCGATTTTAACCAGATTGGGTACCAATGCACTCTCTAACTTTATTTATAATACCAAGGGCGTTTATGCCAATACAGCCGATGTTCCGGTTGATCCATTAACGGGTTTAAGGTACCGTGTGGGTTCAGGTTCAGGTAATTTATTAAATTATTTCAGGGCTGGAGATCCACGATATACCGATGTAAACGGCGATTATATTTTTGATGGGCAGGATTTAGTGGATGCAGGAAGTTCGCAAATTAATTTTAGCGGCGGTGTTACCTTAGATTTTCGCTATGAGCGCTTTAGTGCCCAGGTACAGGGAACCTGCATTTTGGGCAGAGATATCTTAAACAACGCTTTGGCCGCACAGTTTCAGGCATTTAGTAATCCTGTAACGCCAAGTGGTTTAGTCCCGATAAGCGAATACGATATCTGGACACATCCAGGCCAGGTAGCCAAGTATCCCAATCCTTATGATTATTTGAGAAGTGGCATTGTGTTTCCATACCGATATGCACAAACCTTGTTTCAGGAAGACGGATCGTTTTTTAAACTCAATTACATCACTCTGGGCTATACTTTGAATCCTAAGTTTACGCAGCGCATAGGAATGACCCGAATAGCAATAGGTGCAACCGCAAGTAATTTGTTCATGATAAGCAATTATTCAGGTCCCAATCCGGAGGCGGTAAGCGCCTTGGGCAGAGACTCATCGGGAGGCTATCCGGTACCAAAAACCTTCACCGTTAATTTAAATATCGAGTTTTAA
- a CDS encoding DUF5007 domain-containing protein, whose product MNNKTYLSLAGFMVFNILMITACKKNLPKERLSLGSDSQFTTTQYQPVLGRNNLFSDNFFIGSSSVPLDFKIVNMRRFNGEPAPELTEYFPVQVWKTAYDGTEKSIAEIEAKRTTENHQLFEIRQHSGQFLMWSKANSNFVKAQPDSGYVFDVEVSNSGGRKYFKNFKLRPYKERAYEPSNLNAVTGQATTTGISPSIMSNIRGEKTGRYLFGSSDVEVQFKKNNASGNSLSFKFIDTLQQTIDPNMFAKTDWENLVHGFNMVKNSDSVKYDVAYPIPLASYQTKYTTGGGRQASAIFRYERQGFGNIQERALIGLNFSLFEPGNWTIIFWFKTERPKFTNE is encoded by the coding sequence ATGAACAACAAAACATATTTATCACTAGCGGGATTCATGGTGTTTAACATCCTGATGATCACAGCCTGTAAAAAGAATCTTCCCAAAGAGCGTTTATCTCTCGGCAGCGATTCGCAGTTTACAACCACCCAATATCAACCGGTTTTGGGGCGAAATAACTTGTTTTCAGACAATTTCTTTATCGGGAGTTCGTCTGTTCCCCTCGATTTTAAAATTGTGAACATGCGCCGTTTCAACGGCGAACCTGCTCCGGAACTAACCGAATATTTTCCGGTTCAGGTTTGGAAAACAGCTTACGATGGCACAGAGAAATCTATTGCCGAAATTGAAGCCAAACGTACAACCGAAAACCACCAGTTGTTCGAAATCCGTCAGCATTCAGGTCAGTTTTTAATGTGGAGCAAGGCCAATTCCAATTTCGTTAAAGCGCAGCCCGATTCTGGTTATGTATTCGATGTAGAAGTTTCAAATTCTGGCGGGCGTAAGTATTTCAAAAATTTTAAGCTACGTCCTTATAAAGAGCGTGCTTACGAACCATCTAACCTAAATGCTGTAACAGGCCAGGCTACAACTACCGGTATTTCTCCCTCTATCATGAGTAATATTCGCGGAGAAAAAACGGGCAGGTATTTATTTGGTTCATCGGATGTAGAGGTACAGTTTAAAAAGAATAATGCCTCAGGCAACTCCCTTTCATTCAAGTTTATCGATACGTTACAGCAAACAATCGATCCGAATATGTTTGCTAAGACAGATTGGGAAAACCTGGTACACGGCTTTAACATGGTTAAAAACAGCGATTCGGTTAAATACGATGTGGCCTACCCGATCCCACTGGCAAGCTACCAAACAAAATATACCACTGGAGGGGGGCGCCAGGCTTCTGCGATTTTCAGATATGAGCGTCAGGGTTTCGGAAACATACAGGAAAGGGCTTTAATTGGCCTCAACTTTAGCCTTTTCGAGCCGGGTAACTGGACCATTATCTTCTGGTTTAAAACAGAACGACCCAAATTTACTAACGAATAA
- a CDS encoding RagB/SusD family nutrient uptake outer membrane protein: MRSSKYTGVKLTKFLIALLLLSLSSLNFSCKKVLDEKSTRLVAEENQWKNQEDAKAALIGMYALMRTALVADNTHWLMGDLRQGDFVATNRSDLKAIIDGKLNASFPTLNRITNWRRFYSVINAASVLIERSHEIVDNDPRYTAINNRADVAQARAVRAFAYFYMVRIWGDVPLLTSSHDGQFSTKPRTSQDRVLGFATSELLAAAKILPFRYGSNDPLLPGLYYGGSWASWCGTVFTKMSAYAVLAHIAAWQGKYLDCDVYTKFFVDNVTQLNGDGVNVKYVTTNELTENDGSYSPFVYKRVQQIIGYAFEYGLGEATANGHIEQLTLAKPLILKEYPEIFVPKDTIRKAFTDPKDERFSIDPLTKLYRTNYFTNYISERPIFSKIKVIGDGQTSGNLAFFTSAVVFTRLEEVLLLRAEALAVLGSRNEAISTLNKAADLRGTSPYTSATPIDLIDAIFAERRRELMGEGWRWYDLVRYNKIKRNNPAFNTLISSGGIYWPVSSDILNANNQIKQNPYWN; this comes from the coding sequence ATGAGATCATCAAAATATACCGGCGTTAAATTAACTAAGTTTTTAATTGCGCTATTACTACTCTCGCTAAGCAGCCTTAATTTTTCCTGTAAAAAAGTTTTGGATGAAAAATCAACCAGGCTGGTTGCTGAAGAGAACCAATGGAAAAATCAAGAGGATGCCAAAGCGGCATTAATTGGGATGTATGCCTTAATGCGAACGGCATTGGTAGCTGATAATACCCACTGGTTAATGGGCGATTTACGGCAGGGCGATTTTGTTGCTACAAACCGAAGCGATTTAAAGGCCATTATTGATGGTAAACTAAATGCTTCTTTCCCGACATTAAACAGAATTACGAACTGGAGGCGGTTTTATTCGGTTATTAATGCGGCCAGTGTGTTAATCGAGCGTTCGCATGAAATTGTTGACAACGATCCGCGTTATACAGCCATTAACAACCGGGCCGATGTGGCACAGGCCAGAGCCGTTCGTGCTTTTGCTTATTTTTACATGGTTCGGATTTGGGGAGATGTACCCTTATTAACAAGTTCGCACGACGGGCAATTTTCTACAAAGCCGCGTACATCGCAAGATCGGGTGTTGGGTTTTGCCACCTCGGAACTCCTGGCAGCGGCCAAAATACTGCCTTTCAGATACGGAAGTAACGATCCGCTTTTACCAGGCTTATACTATGGAGGGAGCTGGGCTAGCTGGTGCGGCACGGTGTTTACCAAGATGTCGGCTTACGCTGTTCTTGCACATATCGCTGCATGGCAAGGCAAATATCTGGATTGCGATGTTTATACCAAATTTTTTGTTGACAATGTTACGCAGCTCAACGGCGATGGTGTGAACGTCAAATACGTTACCACAAATGAACTTACTGAAAATGATGGCAGTTACAGCCCTTTTGTATATAAGCGTGTACAGCAAATTATTGGTTATGCCTTTGAATATGGCTTGGGCGAGGCAACGGCCAATGGGCATATAGAGCAGCTTACACTGGCCAAACCTTTGATATTAAAAGAGTATCCCGAAATTTTTGTACCAAAAGATACCATTCGGAAAGCCTTTACTGATCCGAAAGATGAACGTTTCAGTATCGATCCTTTAACCAAGTTGTACCGTACAAATTACTTCACTAACTACATCAGCGAACGCCCAATATTTAGCAAAATTAAGGTGATTGGAGATGGACAAACCAGTGGAAACCTGGCTTTCTTTACTTCTGCAGTGGTATTTACCCGTTTAGAAGAAGTACTGCTGTTAAGGGCCGAAGCATTAGCTGTTTTAGGCTCCCGGAACGAGGCAATAAGTACACTAAACAAGGCCGCTGATTTGAGGGGAACCTCGCCTTATACATCGGCTACACCGATCGATTTAATTGATGCAATTTTTGCTGAACGCAGAAGGGAGCTCATGGGAGAAGGGTGGCGTTGGTATGATTTGGTGAGATACAACAAGATTAAACGCAACAACCCCGCATTTAACACCTTAATTAGCAGTGGGGGCATTTATTGGCCGGTATCAAGCGATATCCTGAACGCTAACAATCAAATTAAACAAAATCCATATTGGAATTAA
- a CDS encoding SusC/RagA family TonB-linked outer membrane protein, with protein MAKIITRISCALLLCIFGFPNVQAKTYVKVVRSSFFNASPFQSKDPLADTTKKRKATVVRDTMPKNITMGKTTALSSLFKNTKDSLRTRYSRQVPNLSLQQMLKGNVAGLYVQETTGEPGTEQSMIIQGTSAPIFSKRDIYEVQPAVYLNGVHLIQENPFAYDVQKYDYNRIGPATNLLANVDIDNIEAIEVIKDPVSLAKLGPNAANGAIWITTKSARSGAMKISVNSYFGVVPSENVQTVNGVFENNFRAPFYRKYATLANYDSYASFLRDSTNVDYFGSSNWNDLYYKNAGIYGVNMGITGGSERANFRFYGTAEKSASNADATSLDKYNAYFAINMKPFDWMTVSSFLNAARMDRDRNKSLRDRFAEVRYLPDFTNPLSPSADNYRTFLDEYKKAVDDNRSNLLNGSLAINAEIMPKLHFNTALVFDYNEGIRDAFFPTTLMDGVNFVSNYFGFNQRFGINNTLSYSYRLNKSHSFDFILGQSVQNDISKYNYARGYEGRSDFIKLNVVNGNAGSSNYLNAIDNFYVFRYTDKMENGLMSFYASAKYRYKNLLNFGAVLRRDGSSRGQPDSRWVTTPAFSAEWSLKNQFLTQNTFFNDLKVGASWGRSAKIYTDDRFAAGPQYRTEYGWPEEPTIPSSNGVGISRPYNTGWVGYGITLPYSDRLNISASSTVLKNRLTAAITFYNRDDKNQLINIPLSSESGYTSIFKNGMAINNKGIDLLLSAGIIQHKAFNWRTSVNFNYNKNELRALPDGLNELVIGDNKLQVGQPVGAYWLYINNGIYNSDAEVPTNSANGQKLTFNGQPLKAGDPKWLDTNGDYDVNSADKQFIGNRAPNFIGGWINDFSYQNFDLNFNVFFALGQKSINQFDVARYDFANRESRNDINSIKEITSWQTTDNLKTYPIYNAWSNVIPYRADQDLFLESTSYVKLRSVTLGYDFSKANILGKGKKGFKRAYVYLTGSNLLTLSSFSGTDPELVNYTGIYTGTSLPIARTYILGLKLDL; from the coding sequence ATGGCTAAAATCATTACAAGGATTTCGTGTGCCTTGTTGTTATGTATTTTTGGGTTTCCAAACGTTCAGGCAAAAACTTACGTAAAGGTGGTAAGAAGCAGCTTTTTCAATGCTTCTCCATTTCAAAGCAAAGATCCGCTTGCTGACACCACTAAAAAACGAAAAGCGACTGTAGTACGGGATACAATGCCGAAAAACATCACGATGGGGAAGACGACTGCGTTAAGCAGTTTATTTAAGAATACCAAAGATTCGCTGAGGACAAGGTATTCGAGGCAGGTACCTAATTTATCATTGCAACAAATGTTAAAGGGAAACGTCGCTGGTTTGTATGTTCAGGAAACTACGGGTGAACCAGGTACGGAGCAAAGCATGATCATTCAGGGAACATCTGCGCCAATTTTCAGCAAAAGGGATATTTATGAAGTACAACCTGCTGTGTATTTAAACGGCGTTCACTTAATTCAGGAAAACCCTTTTGCTTACGATGTACAAAAATACGATTACAATAGAATTGGCCCCGCAACCAACTTATTGGCCAATGTTGATATTGATAATATTGAAGCTATCGAAGTAATAAAAGACCCTGTTTCTTTAGCAAAGCTTGGTCCGAACGCAGCAAATGGTGCGATTTGGATTACCACCAAATCAGCAAGGAGCGGTGCCATGAAGATTAGTGTAAATTCTTATTTCGGTGTAGTTCCATCCGAAAATGTTCAAACAGTAAACGGCGTATTTGAAAATAATTTCCGTGCTCCATTCTATAGAAAGTACGCAACATTGGCTAATTACGATAGTTATGCCAGCTTTTTAAGGGATTCTACGAACGTTGACTATTTCGGAAGTTCAAACTGGAATGATCTATACTATAAAAATGCCGGTATTTATGGTGTAAATATGGGCATAACCGGCGGTAGCGAGCGGGCGAATTTCAGGTTTTATGGTACTGCCGAAAAAAGTGCCAGCAATGCCGATGCCACTTCGCTGGATAAATATAATGCCTATTTCGCCATTAACATGAAGCCATTTGACTGGATGACGGTATCGAGTTTTTTGAACGCTGCGAGAATGGACAGAGACCGGAATAAAAGTTTAAGAGACCGGTTTGCGGAGGTACGTTACCTACCCGATTTTACCAATCCACTATCGCCCAGTGCAGATAATTACCGCACGTTTTTAGATGAATACAAAAAGGCGGTGGATGATAACCGCAGCAACCTGCTAAATGGTTCATTGGCAATTAACGCTGAAATCATGCCTAAATTACATTTTAATACAGCCCTTGTATTTGATTATAATGAAGGCATCCGCGATGCCTTTTTCCCAACCACTTTAATGGATGGAGTGAATTTTGTATCGAACTATTTTGGTTTTAATCAGCGCTTTGGCATAAACAACACATTATCTTATAGTTACCGATTAAACAAATCACATTCCTTTGATTTTATCCTCGGACAATCTGTTCAAAATGATATCTCTAAATATAATTATGCAAGGGGATACGAAGGAAGAAGTGATTTTATCAAATTAAACGTAGTGAACGGGAATGCAGGAAGTTCAAATTATTTAAATGCAATTGATAATTTTTACGTGTTCAGGTATACCGATAAGATGGAAAATGGGCTGATGTCCTTTTATGCTTCCGCTAAATACAGGTATAAAAACCTGTTAAATTTCGGCGCTGTTTTACGGAGGGATGGTTCTTCCAGAGGTCAACCCGACAGCCGTTGGGTTACAACCCCTGCATTCAGTGCGGAATGGAGTTTGAAAAACCAGTTTTTAACCCAAAACACTTTCTTCAACGATTTAAAAGTTGGCGCATCGTGGGGAAGATCAGCAAAAATTTATACTGACGACCGTTTTGCCGCGGGCCCACAATACCGCACAGAATACGGATGGCCGGAAGAACCAACCATTCCATCAAGTAATGGTGTTGGAATCTCACGTCCCTACAATACGGGCTGGGTAGGGTACGGCATTACCCTGCCCTATTCCGATCGTTTAAATATTTCGGCTTCTTCAACCGTGTTAAAAAACCGCCTGACTGCAGCGATCACTTTTTACAACCGCGACGATAAGAATCAATTAATAAATATCCCTTTATCAAGCGAAAGCGGTTATACCAGTATTTTTAAAAATGGCATGGCCATTAACAATAAAGGCATCGATTTATTGCTTTCAGCAGGTATTATCCAGCATAAAGCTTTTAACTGGCGTACATCGGTAAATTTCAACTACAATAAAAATGAGTTAAGGGCATTGCCTGACGGCTTAAACGAATTGGTAATTGGCGATAACAAATTGCAGGTAGGCCAACCTGTGGGTGCCTATTGGTTGTATATCAACAATGGCATTTACAACAGCGATGCCGAGGTACCAACTAATTCGGCAAACGGACAAAAATTAACTTTTAACGGCCAACCGTTAAAAGCTGGTGATCCTAAATGGCTGGATACAAATGGCGATTACGATGTAAATTCTGCTGATAAACAATTCATAGGAAATCGGGCACCAAATTTTATCGGTGGCTGGATAAACGACTTCTCGTACCAAAATTTCGATCTTAATTTCAATGTCTTCTTTGCTTTAGGTCAAAAATCCATTAACCAGTTCGATGTTGCCAGATACGATTTTGCCAACCGCGAATCGAGAAATGATATCAACTCCATTAAAGAAATTACTTCGTGGCAAACCACCGATAACTTAAAAACTTACCCCATTTACAATGCGTGGAGCAACGTAATTCCTTACCGTGCCGATCAGGATTTGTTTTTAGAAAGCACTTCTTATGTAAAGCTTCGTTCGGTAACACTGGGTTACGATTTTTCGAAAGCAAATATTTTGGGGAAAGGTAAAAAGGGTTTCAAAAGAGCATACGTGTACCTCACCGGCAGTAACCTGTTAACCCTATCCAGTTTTTCAGGTACCGATCCTGAGTTGGTAAACTACACGGGTATTTATACAGGCACGAGTTTACCAATTGCCCGAACATACATATTAGGTTTAAAATTAGATTTATAA
- a CDS encoding SDR family oxidoreductase: MEELTKTINGRRIMVTGGTTGIGRETALRLAKLGAKVLVAGTSQEHLEETLAAWQQLEGTGELNGIITDLSTEEGIGKLFEEADGIFQNGLDVLVNNAALAYGSVLEGSYTDWQRVLNTNLLAYMACSRMAIDRMKDNGGNIVSIGSMSADVREAHSSVYVATKAGLQGFCESLRKEVSERGVRITLIEPGAVDTDMQAQSTDEKQQAVEKHEMLKAEDIALAVCYALEQDERCDVVEIRLRPRLQLI, encoded by the coding sequence ATGGAAGAATTAACAAAAACGATCAATGGTCGCCGAATTATGGTAACGGGCGGTACAACAGGCATTGGCCGCGAAACCGCGTTGCGGCTTGCCAAACTTGGTGCTAAGGTATTAGTCGCCGGCACATCGCAAGAGCATCTTGAGGAAACATTAGCGGCCTGGCAGCAGTTGGAAGGCACAGGAGAACTGAACGGTATAATCACCGACCTTTCTACAGAGGAAGGTATTGGCAAACTGTTTGAAGAAGCCGACGGAATTTTTCAAAACGGGCTCGATGTATTGGTCAATAATGCTGCGCTGGCTTACGGCTCGGTGTTAGAAGGCAGTTACACAGACTGGCAAAGGGTGCTCAACACCAACCTGCTGGCTTACATGGCCTGCTCGCGAATGGCAATCGACCGGATGAAAGATAACGGCGGAAATATTGTATCGATCGGGTCGATGAGCGCCGATGTAAGAGAGGCGCACAGTTCTGTTTATGTTGCTACCAAAGCCGGGCTACAAGGTTTTTGCGAAAGTTTGCGCAAGGAAGTCAGCGAACGCGGTGTACGCATTACCTTAATAGAACCAGGAGCGGTTGACACTGATATGCAGGCGCAAAGTACAGACGAGAAGCAACAAGCGGTAGAAAAACACGAGATGTTGAAAGCTGAAGACATTGCCCTGGCGGTATGTTATGCGCTTGAGCAAGATGAGCGATGTGATGTGGTAGAGATTCGTTTGCGGCCACGATTGCAACTGATCTGA
- a CDS encoding zinc-dependent alcohol dehydrogenase yields the protein MEKEQEMKAALKTAEGTFEMENVDRPKLEKGDWVVARIRVAGICGTDLRHWKKAEHELTCKIMGHELAGEVVEVGPEVTNVKPGDRVVIETLLGDDTCEWCNIQQYNLCPNLYPVRMRTLSQAFAEYVAGPCRKFYKLPDHVSFEEAALLDTFSVGLHAIHLSGIKLNDKVVVIGAGCIGLGQLQLAKLSGADVLIIDKVDSALQLATELGADEVVNPEKDDVQQKVKAFTLGRGADIVFECAGGVAMPMTLPEAVACVRIGGKVVVVGGFEKEQQISLDWSHIQMAEIKLIMSASYSYWDIYPEMQISLDLLAKGKMNAKKMITHSFPLDQINEAFETAQQKEKTQAIFVALTM from the coding sequence ATGGAAAAAGAACAAGAAATGAAAGCTGCGTTAAAAACAGCAGAAGGAACTTTTGAAATGGAAAACGTTGACCGCCCAAAGCTGGAAAAAGGCGATTGGGTGGTTGCACGAATTCGCGTAGCCGGGATTTGCGGCACCGATCTGCGGCACTGGAAAAAAGCAGAACACGAGCTGACCTGCAAAATTATGGGCCATGAACTGGCGGGCGAAGTGGTTGAAGTAGGCCCCGAGGTAACTAACGTAAAACCAGGCGATAGGGTGGTGATTGAAACGCTACTGGGCGACGACACCTGCGAATGGTGCAACATTCAACAATATAACCTGTGCCCCAACCTGTACCCGGTCAGAATGCGCACCTTATCGCAGGCGTTTGCCGAATATGTGGCCGGGCCATGCCGTAAATTTTACAAGTTGCCCGATCATGTAAGTTTTGAAGAAGCCGCATTGCTCGATACTTTTTCGGTGGGCTTGCATGCCATTCATTTAAGTGGTATTAAGTTGAATGATAAAGTTGTAGTAATTGGTGCAGGTTGCATTGGCCTTGGGCAGTTGCAGCTGGCAAAGCTGAGCGGTGCCGATGTGCTCATTATCGATAAAGTAGATTCGGCGCTGCAATTGGCAACCGAACTCGGTGCCGATGAAGTGGTTAACCCAGAAAAAGACGATGTGCAACAAAAAGTAAAAGCCTTTACATTAGGTCGTGGTGCCGATATTGTGTTCGAATGCGCAGGCGGTGTTGCCATGCCTATGACCTTGCCCGAGGCGGTTGCCTGCGTACGCATTGGTGGCAAAGTGGTGGTAGTTGGGGGTTTCGAAAAGGAGCAGCAAATTTCGTTAGACTGGAGCCACATCCAAATGGCCGAAATTAAGCTCATTATGAGTGCCAGCTATTCGTATTGGGATATTTACCCCGAAATGCAAATTAGCCTCGACCTGCTGGCCAAAGGAAAAATGAACGCCAAAAAAATGATTACCCACAGTTTTCCGCTCGACCAGATTAACGAAGCTTTTGAAACTGCTCAGCAAAAGGAAAAGACACAAGCGATTTTTGTGGCTTTAACCATGTGA